TGTGTGAACACGGGATAGAGGAACCCCAGAGAGAAAACAGGAGGCAGGTTTAGAAACCCACCTGCACCCACTTTTGAGGCTTCCATAAAGGGGACACGTTAGTAATTCTGCAGAAGGAAACACCTAGAATCTATTCACACAATCAGCTGTCACGACATGACCCGGAGCACGCATCACAGTCTACAAAAAGCTGGTGAAGCTCCAGGAATATGCTAAAAACCAAtgcacagggggcttccctggtggctcagtggtaaagcatctgcctgccaatgcaggagacatgggttcaatccccagtccaggaagatcccacatgcctcggaggaactaagtctgtgtgccccagctactgagcccaGGAGCCTGAATGCTCGAGAGCCCGCTCTCCACGAAAAAAGCAGCTGCTGTAaagggaagcctgtgcaccacactAGAGAGGGGTCCCTGCTCAcctcagctagagaaaagcccgtgcagcagcgaagacccagcagcGCCAAATAAACAATCATAcaggtgtgtgcgtgtgcgtgcgtgtgcgtgcatgcatatacatggccttccctggtggctcagacactacAGAACCCACAGGTCGTCTGCAacgcggaagacctgggtttgatccctgggtcaggaagatcccctggaggagggcatggcaacccactccagtactcttgcctgaagaatcccacggacagaggtgccgggcgagctacagttcatggggctgcaaagagtcggacatgaccgccaattcacagcacacacacacacacacacacacataaaaccacTGCACACATTAAACAAGAGAACAGTACGTATGCGCCGTGTCTCAATAAACTTAGAATTTTTacatgcttagttgttcagtcctgtccgactcttcgcggccccaggctcctctgtccatggggattctccaggctagaataccggaacggcttgccatgccctcttccaggggactttcccaacccagggattgaacccagttctcccacactgcaggctgattctttaccatctagggCACCATTTTTCTACAGaagctggtttaaaaaaaagagtaaaacgGTATTTGGACAATCTGAAACCCTGATGTAAAAAGAAGAGTCAGACGACCTGCTGAAACCTCTGTGGGATGATACTGGGCAGGACCCACAAACGGACCTCCTAGAGTGGATAAAGTGAAGGCTGAGGAGTGAAATGCAGACAGGCCGGCCGTGGGGGCTGCCTGTGGGGGTCTTGGTACTGAAGTGCAGGCGGAACTGCACTGAGGTGGACTTGTCTACACCATGTTGCCCAGGCCCGAGGCCCACAGCTGAGAAATATGCTGGAAATTTTACCTCTTCTAGGCTGAGCTGCAGATACTCGAAGATCCTAAATGGATTTCTTCTACATACCAGTCTCTTCTGCGGCAACACCTGAAGAGGAAAGTAAGATACACATAGGACAAACGTCAGTCCTACGTGTTATACAGAAGGggctgcattttaaaatgaacatactTCTAAGTTTCCCAGATCCACATTTGCTGGACtctgttaaaaaatgaaattttctattatttatgtagaaaaacaagtttttgctttttttatagttgacccttgaacaagggTGCTGGGGCGCTGACCTTCCAGGCAGCGGAAAATCTGCATGTAACTCATGGTTGGCCCTCACTTCCTGCCTATCTGTGGACTCAGCCAACCTCAGGTCATGGAGCGCAGCACTTACTACTGAAAGAAACACTCTCCTAAGCAGACCCATGTTCCCACCCATGTTGTTCCAAGGTCAGTACTGACATCTTGACATTTCTTTTTATCCTCCCCGGAGGATCCTTTCGTGGGTCAATTTCACGTGTTCCTTTTTTCTCACCCGACTGCACACCTCACAAGCACATGCCTAGGTTCTTAATGAGACTCCACTCTAAAGGAAAGATAGCATTTCTTCACGGGGGTGTTTCACGTACTATCTAATTAGTTGTGAGACTGCTTCTCACTTCCAGCTTCCACAGATAGTTCTGGGGGCAACTGCCGAGTACGTCCCTTAAGGAAGCGGCTCCAGCTCCGCGCCCCACCTCCTCCTGTGACGGCTCCCGCACACCTGAGCCCGCGCCCACGGCTACCCTCAAGACCTGCTGATCACCTCGTTCTTCTCCCCGGCAGAGAGGATGTTACCTGACTTGCGTTATTTCATACGCATGAAGCCAGGTTATTCACAGACTCTGAGGTTTTAGTTGAAACAGCCCTGCTGACTGCTGCGCCCGCAGGGCCGCTGGGGCCTGCAGAGGCTCTCCCAGGCCCCGGGCGCTGACCGCCAGCTCACTGCCAGGTCCCAGTGAGGGCCGTCCCCCCTGGCCAGCACCTCTGGGCCAGGAACAGCCGGCTCTGCCGGAAGCGATCTCTTCCCTTCTACTTACGTCCCCCGCTGGGGCCTCTTCGCTTTCGCTCCCGGCACACACGGCCTCCTCCACCAGCACATGCTCAGGGCCCCTCTCTCCGGCCCGGGCCAGACTGGCTCGCCGGTTGCTGTCCCCAGGCTGACCGCCAGATGGCGGCAGGAGAGCGTCCTGTCTGCCGCAGTGGCCGCGGGGCAGAGGCGCGGGGACCTCGGCCACGTGTTCACCCGAGCCGCCGTCTGGGGCTCGGGGCTCAGGCCCGGGGCCCTCCTGCAGGCCGTCTGATCGCTCGCTGGAATCCTCCATATCACACGACTTGCCCTCGACCCCATTCACGGCAGAGAGGTTCTGTCTGTCTGCTCTGCCTTCCGATGTGGAAACCAGATCGGAGTCGGGCTCATGGCCCAACGGGCCGTCTTCCGTCCTTTTCAGACGAGGATGTTCAAGGGGCTTCGTGTAACCCGCGAGCATGCTGCGCACCGTGCTCTCGTCCCGGCCCTGTCTTCGCAGGAGCTCTGCGGCCCACTCCACGCTGCGCTGATACCTGCAAACGGGGAAGTCTGTGAGCAACGACACTGCAGTGTCGGTATTAAAGAGACAGCAGACAgttaaaagcaaggaaaaaagcaaggaagaaaaaaagaaaagacagcagaACGTGTGAAAACGATGGGAAGGCAGTACGCCAAAAGTCTATAGTTCTTCTTAATGATGGACTATAGGTAAATCATTTCTTTACacttctctgcattttctaactGCTCTGTGATAACTATtgttgtgttatttatttttattacagagtTTCACTTAATTTACTTAATTTGAACCAAAAAATGACCCCAGCTTAACAAAGTGTGAAAATGTATGTGATTTAAACCTGGTGgaccaaggacttccctggtggtccagtggccaagctCCAGGTTCCCAGTAGAGgggacctcggttcaatccctgctcagggaaccagatcccacctgctgcaaagatCCTGTAGGCACCAACGAAGATCGGAGACCCAGTGTGCCACacctgagacccagcacagccaaataaataaatagaaataaatattaaaaaactggtGGACAAAATGATCTAggtaaatataaagagaaaaatggtcATCCTCTGCCAGGGTTCGTTCTGTATTACTTTCCGTTTTGGATACCATGAAGTTTTCAGACATGTATCCCAGTCACAGGAAAAGGTCTTTGTTTAGTGTTGGAAAgcaaaatgagaattttaatgaacatttttcacagaacctaCTAATGTCTGTACTGCACATGGAAAAGAACAGTTACAGTTATATACACCCCAGcgtcttaaaagaaaaaaatgaccccTCCTCcacaattttcaaaatgtattttaatgagATAAAACACTCTACATTTCTTAAACTTGAAGGCAAGCCCTGAACACGTCCCAAGTTACAAACGGCCACAGGTTCTGACTAGTGAAGCAAGGGTGCTGGGGTGCGTCACGTGGTCCACGATGCACACATGTGGAATCACATGAGCATGGGTGAAAGAGCGCGAGACTCAAGCTCCGTTCACCTCCACCCACAGCGATCGGTCTGGAAAGCGTTTGGAGAAGCCACATGGCTTGTGTGGAGACAGCGGTCACTTTTCTCTTCACCTCGGGCATCCTGCCTGGGTGCAGATGATGGACACGCCGTGGTTTGTAAACTGCTAGTGATACATGGTGAAGCTCGGGAGCAAGCTGGCTTCTGCTGTTTTTGTAAACAGAGCGGTGGCCGCCCCACCCTGACTCATCAGAAGCATCTCCAAGCTGTCCATGCCCTGTTTATCCTGCACGGGGATGAGCGGGCTGTCCTGTGTATACTGGGAACAGAACCACAGATGTGAAGACTACGACCCAGCGAGGCCGCTCTCCATCCATGAGACGGCTGCGGGGGTGATCACATGCGTAGGACCAGAGTCCTGGCATCTCGTGTTCAGCCCTGTCTTGGTCCGTCACTGCTGGGTGGCAAAGCCAATGGCGTAACTGCTCCATGCCTCACATTCCCCCTAAAATAGAGGCAACAGTACCGTGACCTCGTAAGGGTCACATCACTTGCTGCTGTTTAATCGGGGTAAAATGTCGCTGCCCAGAGAACAGCAGGGTGTCTCTTCTCCTGCATGAAAGGCACAGCCACTCTCGTGGGCAGTCGGAAGCCTTTTCACACGAGCGATCTAAATGCATCTGTGCTCTTCACAGCACCTGTAATGCTGCCTAAAGCCTTAGTGGGTCTATGAATCTGTGTCTGAACAAAAATGTGTATTTGTGTCATATATATTTTCCTGGGGAAGGGATCCACAACTTTTCAACAGATTCCCTGAGTAAAACATGCGAAAGAACCACTGAATTAAAGGTTCAACAGTTCCCCCTTTGGGCAGATGGTGGAGCTGAGAGAGACAAAGAgcaagagagcaaaagagacagcGCGCGCACAGACCCCTGCTCTGCCATCAGAGCAGAGTGGTCGAGGCAGACGCGGGCCAAGCCCTCACTGTGAGCGCGAGGTTCTCGCACCAGCTGCGTGGCCGCCCCTCCCAGGCTCAGGAACACCGGTGCCCGCCCCGGCCAGCTGTGAGTGCAGACTAAAGGGGACCAGACACGTGAAGGGCTCGGCGCACAGGCAGTGTTAGACGAGTATTTGTTAGCTTGGGACTGTGGGGTCTCGGGGGCAGACCTGAAAAGTAAAATCATCTTGACTCCAGACACAGTACGTTTCACAACACAAACGATGCTTTAACAGATGGAGACGCAGCCTCGGCGGGCCGCTCCCTGGGAGCGGGGCTGGGCTCCTCCCTGTGACTCTGAGCGAAACCACTCGGCGTCCAACCCCTTTCTCTGCTGTCCTGCCGCTGCCCGCATCACACCCGAGTCCCTGCCTCTAACGACCTCACACTGGCTGGTGGACAGCGGCTGCTGAAGCGCGTGCAGGAAAGCCTCCGAGGCAGACCGGTGATTGACACATGGCAGAGGGACACAGGAGAAATGGTGTCCTCCCGCTGGTGGGTGATGCCTTTAGAAAGTCCTGCTGTGATCAGCTCCTAACACTGctggagaagcaggaggaagagcTGGGAAGCCTAAGGGCAGAGCGGCAGCTCCGATCAGAAGCCAGACTGAGGCTGGTGACCCCTCAGACCCATCCCGGGGCCCCCCAACCCCTGAGCGGGGCCACCTGAACACACCTCAGCTTCGCAGGCACCCCTGCCCTCGGACACACGTCTTCCATCCACAGAGAACACCCTGCCCCACCTCTTACTGATTAAGGCTGACTTATTATTGGAAATTCTCAGCAAAATGGTTTTCAGTCAGTCTGCTTAGGTCTAAGTGCTGACCCTCAGCAAGTTAACTAACCTCTTCCTGTTCTGTGTCCTCACCTTCCAAGACAGACAACACAGGACTGACCTCCGGGGGGCAGTGAGCGAACGAAAGCAGCTAGCCCACAAAGCTGCCATGAGCGCAGTGCTTGTCGCATGGGAGACGCCCCAGAAACGCTGGCACGTACAAGTTCACAgtcacctcccacccccaggctccGGAGCTGCTCCGCCTGGTTCAAGCTCAAGTCCTCTTGGGCAGCTCTCGGGAGGCTCCCCACGCGGGGGACGCAAACAACTACACCCACCTCAAAGGTTTCCCCAGAAGATGAACTGGGGTGATGCGGGTAGGCGGCCTGGACCAGGACTGGCGCTGCTATGACAACGGTAACGATGCTGACAGCGAGGGCGACAGCCCGTCACTACACCCATCACGGAAGGGTCAACTGCCTCCTCTACCCCTCCTCTCCCAGGAGAGTCTACACGGCCCCGAGGAGAGGACCCAGGGCTCTCCTCCGCTCACGCCTCCCACGCCTGCCCAGCGCCTGACCCACGTCATTCTGCCCACGGCCAACGTCCGCCAAGACTTACTTCTTTGATGTGATTACTGGTAGGTCTAGCTTCATATCTGCAACAACAAGGAAGTTTCTGTTAGTTTACAGACTGACAGCctagaaaagacagagagaatTCTGAGGTCTGCAAAAATCTCACACCCAGGAGGTTGATTAATCCTGTCCGAGCAGCCGCAGCGAACACGTGCTGTATAAACCACCTCTCTCTgccacccacagcccctgcaggtGCCGCTGACCCGCCAGGGCTCAGACATGACCTCGGAACCCTTCTCAACACTCCAGCTAAGCGGCCGCGGCACAGAGGGGGAGACTATCACCTCTGGATGCTCAGGCCCTCGACTTATTTTtcacttcccagaccagggaccaaacccgtgtcccctgcattgcaaggcagattctcaaccactggaccaccagggaagccccaggccctCGATTTCTCAATGAGAGCACTGAGGCTCTAAAGGTGCACACTTCATTCTGCTGGGCATCTGGCTGGAAGAGTCTTCCCGCCTGAAGTGTTGAGGAGGTCACCTCGCGGCACAGGTTTTCGTCCTCGACCTCCCTGACCCTGCCCGTGGGGAAGTCATCTCTGTTTCCTGACTCCCTGCCCGGTGCTCTAAACGCCCGGAGTCGTTCATGTTCGGCTTTAAAATCCTAGGGAAGCGAGTTCACAGACTCCTGTCTCCTTAGGAATGAGAGTTTTCCTGGTGTCATGACCTTCctcttctgggagttttacaACAAGCAACAATTTAGCAGGTGTTACTGACACCCTTCCACCTACCAAGCAGAGGAAATACAGACGCAATAAAGCAAATCCCCTCTCCTTGAGATACTCATACTCTAGCTGGGGAGACAGACCAGCTGAACACTGATTCTAAGGAAAGCATGTATCAAGGGACTGGCTTACTCAAACTGGGAGGGTTAGGAAAAAACACAAAGGAGAAGGAATAATTGAGTTGGTCTCTGCAGAATGAGGACGAGTTCGCCAGGCAGGCCAGGGGAAAATGCAGAGGGATCCCTGCAGAGGCCGGGAGACGGCAAATGCACAGCAGGTTCACACAACAGCCCGCAGCCCACGGTGGGTGTGGCGGCAACAGGTACAACGGGGTAGAAAGGAACAAAAGGTGGAAGGTGAGGCTGAAGCCAAAAGGCTGAAGAACATCCTGAAATGGACACTTGAGGAGATCTACTTCCTGAGGGCAGCCTATACCCTTAATCTCTGCTTCCTTGGCCTAAATGCATTTCCTTCACATTTTGTTCACTACTGAAAACTTAAGTTATACTACATAGATCAGGAAAAGCTTCTCAACAGTTAGAGCTCATCACACtatttgaaactttttattttgccaagTATTTGTAACCGCTGAGGCTGGGTGGTGAGGACACAGATTCATGATGCTTATTTGCTCTACCTTTTCtccctctttaaaaattaaaactctacgaaaaaatttaaagtgtataaCAGTAGAGAGAAT
This DNA window, taken from Odocoileus virginianus isolate 20LAN1187 ecotype Illinois unplaced genomic scaffold, Ovbor_1.2 Unplaced_Contig_2, whole genome shotgun sequence, encodes the following:
- the TSEN2 gene encoding tRNA-splicing endonuclease subunit Sen2 isoform X5 — its product is MERYQRSVEWAAELLRRQGRDESTVRSMLAGYTKPLEHPRLKRTEDGPLGHEPDSDLVSTSEGRADRQNLSAVNGVEGKSCDMEDSSERSDGLQEGPGPEPRAPDGGSGEHVAEVPAPLPRGHCGRQDALLPPSGGQPGDSNRRASLARAGERGPEHVLVEEAVCAGSESEEAPAGDVLPQKRLVCRRNPFRIFEYLQLSLEEAFFLVYALGCLSIYYEKEPLTIMKLWNAFTTVQPTFRTTYMAYHHFRSKGWVPKPGLKYGTDLLLYRKGPPFYHASYSVIVELVDDRFQGAPRRPLSWRSLAALSRVSVSVSKELMLCYLIKPSTMTDKDMESPECMKQIKVQAVCVKSPQSRLTLQPHGLVPCAFSMKTAR